A section of the Phaseolus vulgaris cultivar G19833 unplaced genomic scaffold, P. vulgaris v2.0 scaffold_29, whole genome shotgun sequence genome encodes:
- the LOC137817307 gene encoding uncharacterized protein: MSQGGEQGGDREDNVNMPMAMLVQLQKEFEMLKKNNEEELSMLRAENAHMRRKLQEETVLNSSFETVQPGVQVNERIYNENSQTRRRWLENSGVCAGTSSRKHPFYDVIVDIPLPDNWKNLTIDKNDGSTDPDEHIAIYTTQISLYTWNDVVMCRVFPTTLKGAALSWFTRLPPLSIDCFDMLIEKFGAQFATSRPHHLTSIALVNIRQEKGESLRMFMERFGKVALGIRNLSPEVTMHHMITALKPGPFADSLCKKPTINLDELRQRASKFMQMEELREFRNQVRVDGGEKRVTEKEHPPVARRAREEFRSRKFQQYTPLNANRARVLQEAMATEIIPPL, from the coding sequence ATGAGTCAAGGAGGAGAACAAGGTGGAGATCGGGAAGACAATGTTAACATGCCAATGGCAATGTTGGTccaattacaaaaagaattcgagatgttaaaaaagaataatgaagaagaattgAGTATGTTAAGGGCCGAAAACGCACACATGAGGAGAAAGTTACAAGAGGAAACGGTTTTGAATTCATCTTTCGAAACTGTCCAACCGGGGGTACAAGTGAACGAGAGGATATATAATGAAAATTCTCAAACCAGAAGAAGATGGCTTGAAAATTCTGGGGTTTGTGCAGGAACATCTTCCAGAAAACATCCGTTTTATGATGTTATAGTCGATATTCCGTTGCCTGACAACTGGAAGAACTTAACCATTGACAAAAATGATGGAAGTACGGATCCTGATGAGCATATTGCAATATATACTACTCAAAtcagcttgtatacatggaATGATGTTGTTATGTGCAGAGTATTTCCTACAACTCTGAAAGGGGCAGCATTGAGCTGGTTTACACGCCTCCCACCGCTGAGTATAGATTGTTTTGATATGTTGATAGAAAAGTTCGGTGCTCAATTTGCAACTAGTCGTCCCCATCATTTAACGTCAATCGCCTTAGTGAACATAAGACAAGAGAAAGGAGAGTCTTTAAGAATGTTCATGGAACGTTTTGGGAAGGTTGCTTTGGGAATCCGAAATCTTAGTCCAGAGGTCACCATGCATCATATGATAACGGCATTAAAACCGGGACCATTTGCCGATAGTCTTTGCAAGAAACCTACGATCAATCTGGATGAACTAAGGCAACGGGCatcaaaatttatgcaaatgGAAGAATTAAGGGAGTTTCGAAATCAAGTAAGGGTTGATGGAGGCGAGAAGAGGGTGACAGAAAAAGAACACCCGCCTGTTGCAAGAAGAGCCCGAGAAGAATTCAGAAGCCGAAAATTCCAACAATACACACCTTTGAATGCAAACAGAGCTAGAGTTTTACAAGAAGCTATGGCAACAGAAATAATACCACCACTATGA
- the LOC137817297 gene encoding protein LIGHT-DEPENDENT SHORT HYPOCOTYLS 4-like — translation MDLVSESASPRYKMETPTSNPTTGTSAVSSPSSGSNSGSTTPSRYENQKRRDWNTFCQYLRNHRPPLSLALCSGAHVLEFLHYLDQFGKTKVHNHPCPFFGLPNPPAPCPCPLRQAWGSLDALIGRLRAAYEENGGRPETNPFGARAVRIYLRDVRDFQAKARGVSYEKKRKRPKSKLTPAPT, via the coding sequence ATGGATTTGGTTTCGGAATCAGCAAGCCCCAGGTACAAGATGGAGACCCCCACCTCCAATCCAACCACTGGAACCTCGGCAGTCTCCTCTCCTTCATCCGGAAGCAACAGTGGGAGCACTACTCCCAGCCGTTACGAGAACCAAAAACGCCGAGACTGGAACACTTTCTGCCAGTACCTAAGGAACCACCGTCCACCACTCTCGTTGGCCCTGTGCAGCGGCGCGCACGTGCTCGAATTCCTCCACTACCTCGACCAGTTCGGGAAGACCAAGGTTCACAACCACCCTTGCCCGTTCTTCGGTCTTCCCAACCCTCCCGCGCCATGTCCCTGCCCGCTCCGCCAAGCGTGGGGCAGCCTTGATGCCCTCATAGGCCGCCTCCGCGCCGCCTACGAGGAAAACGGCGGCCGCCCGGAGACCAACCCCTTCGGTGCACGCGCCGTCAGGATTTACCTGCGCGATGTTCGTGATTTTCAGGCGAAGGCGAGAGGTGTTAGCTAcgagaagaaaaggaagaggcCCAAGTCCAAGCTCACTCCCGCTCCTACTTAA